From Triticum aestivum cultivar Chinese Spring chromosome 4A, IWGSC CS RefSeq v2.1, whole genome shotgun sequence, a single genomic window includes:
- the LOC123084881 gene encoding YTH domain-containing protein ECT4 (The sequence of the model RefSeq protein was modified relative to this genomic sequence to represent the inferred CDS: added 103 bases not found in genome assembly), which produces MAVVAPTPAPAAAPAPAAAAAAPAPALAPAPAADQATDLLQKMSLESQPKAAEDGTELAGAPKQGPVASQPLSVSIPQDRSITPVVQDFTDPNMFYLPAYYYGELGLPGYDGTMSEWDEYTRYVNQDGVEVTPAVYGDIYGYGYAPYGAYSPASSPVPTVDGQMFAAQHYQYPAYYQPPTPVSSTTQGEQQPSANADNKPAAAKADAAKTTTNVAPNGTAQSNSGTAPLGSSYQNSSLTPDGTYRAPLLGGVPSTGYVDSTYGYDTTGAHYAWYDGSAYTNAQQRPTTANYTPSSAYNSNGSSARYQTKSPTPQQTGNRRPTTTTGSATPTYPNRMYSSTQSYNQYGNSVKTGLMYGNTGYGSTGYGSTGYGSSGYGSNGYGSSGYGSSGYGSNGYDSRLYGRWGVSMDSRYNRPRGRGNGYYGFGNESQDGTIELNRGPRSGRFKNQKAFGHTVTIAVKGQTLPSSENKNASDIPDKAQFNLEDFPVQYDDAKFFVIKSYSEDDIHKSIKYNVWASTTNGNKKLDAAYQEAQAKGSSCPIFLFFSVNTSGQFVGVAEMTGPVDFEKTLEYWQQDKWNGSFSVKWHIVKDVPNNILKHIVLENNEGKPVTNSRDTQDINLEQGIQMLKIFKEHVSKTSILEDFAFYENRQKLMQEKRIKQQQIQKQVWDSRAPNPVAGEKQQEVANGKPKVSVPNGVNGEKQQDAVNGKPKSPVANGVNGDAKVPAEKAAAPPAVTYAAKVAQTAAAEKKPVATEKKPVVANGAVKTGVAA; this is translated from the exons AAGCCACAGATCTGCTGCAGAAGATGTCGCTGGAATCGCAGCCCAAGGCGGCGGAAGATGGAACCGAGCTTGCTGGTGCCCCCAAG CAGGGACCTGTGGCCAGCCAGCCGCTCAGCGTGTCGATCCCGCAGGACCGGTCCATCACGCCGGTGGTTCAAGATTTTACCGATCCCAACATGTTCTATCTGCCAGCATATTACTATGGAG AATTGGGTCTTCCAGGTTACGACGGAACCATGAGCGAGTGGGATGAATATACTAGATATGTAAATCAAGATGGAGTGGAGGTTACCCCA GCAGTATATGGAGATATTTATGGATATGGGTATGCTCCTTATGGCGCGTACTCTCCAGCTAGTTCCCCAGTCCCAACAGTTGATGGTCAGATGTTTGCCGCACAACATTACCAGTATCCAGCTTATTATCAGCCTCCTACCCCGGTTTCTTCTACCACTCAAGGTGAGCAGCAGCCTTCGGCCAATGCTGATAATAAGCCAGCAGCGGCCAAGGCAGATGCTGCCAAAACAACCACAAATGTTGCTCCTAATGGTACTGCTCAGAGTAACAGCGGAACTGCTCCCCTTGGGTCAAGCTACCAGAATTCATCACTGACCCCTGATGGAACCTATAGGGCACCCTTGCTAGGTGGAGTCCCTTCTACTGGTTACGTGGACTCAACCTATGGGTATGACACCACAGGGGCACACTATGCTTGGTATGATGGTTCTGCCTATACCAATGCACAGCAAAGACCAACTACAGCTAATTACACGCCGTCTTCAGCGTATAATAGCAATGGCTCTTCTGCAAGGTATCAGACCAAGAGCCCCACACCGCAGCAGACG GGCAACAGGAGACCAACGACCACAACAGGGTCAGCTACTCCTACATACCCAAACAGGATGTACTCGAGCACCCAGTCTTACAACCAGTATGGAAATTCGGTCAAAACTGGTCTTATGTATGGAAACACTGGCTATGGAAGCACTGGCTACGGAAGCACTGGCTATGGAAGCAGCGGCTACGGAAGCAATGGCTACGGAAGCAGCGGCTATGGAAGCAGTGGCTACGGAAGCAATGGCTATGATTCCAGGTTATATGGTCGGTGGGGTGTTTCTATGGATAGCAGATACAACAGGCCCAGAGGCCGTGGCAACGGATATTATGGTTTTGGCAATGAGAGTCAGGATGGAACAATTGAGCTCAACAGAGGTCCTAGGTCTGGTCGTTTCAAGAACCAGAAAGCATTTGGCCATACTGTTACTATCGCTGTGAAAGGGCAGACCCTCCCTTCAAGTGAAAACAAGAATGCTAGTGACATACCTGATAAGGCACAGTTCAACCTAGAGGATTTCCCTGTCCAGTATGATGATGCAAAGTTTTTTGTCATCAAATCATACAGCGAGGATGATATCCATAAGAGTATAAAATATAATGTGTGGGCAAGTACCACCAATGGAAACAAGAAGCTTGATGCTGCTTATCAAGAAGCTCAGGCAAAGGGCTCTAGCTGCCCTATATTCTTGTTTTTCTCG GTGAATACAAGTGGACAGTTTGTTGGTGTTGCTGAAATGACTGGTCCTGTTGATTTTGAAAAAACTCTAGAGTACTGGCAACAAGACAAGTGGAATGGTTCATTCTCTGTCAAGTGGCACATTGTCAAGGATGTTCCCAACAACATTCTCAAGCACATCGTCCTTGAGAACAACGAGGGCAAGCCAGTCACAAACAGCCGTGACACACAGGAT ATCAACCTTGAGCAAGGTATCCAGATGCTTAAGATATTCAAAGAGCATGTCAGCAAGACCTCTATTCTGGAAGACTTTGCCTTCTATGAGAACCGCCAGAAGTTGATGCAGGAGAAGAGAATAAAACAACAGCAGATCCAAAAGCAG GTGTGGGACAGCAGGGCTCCGAACCCTGTTGCTGGAGAGAAACAACAGGAAGTCGCCAACGGGAAGCCAAAGGTATCTGTACCGAACGGTGTCAATGGAGAGAAACAGCAGGATGCCGTCAATGGGAAGCCAAAGTCGCCTGTGGCGAATGGTGTTAACGGGGATGCGAAGGTTCCGGCAGAGAAAGCCGCTGCTCCTCCGGCCGTTACCTACGCGGCGAAGGTGGCCCAAACAGCAGCGGCCGAGAAGAAGCCTGTGGCGACCGAGAAGAAGCCTGTTGTCGCCAACGGTGCTGTCAAGACCGGAGTAGCTGCTTGA